A window of Pusillimonas sp. DMV24BSW_D genomic DNA:
AACCTGGGTGCAGGTAACGTGCATTATTGTTATTACGGCGTTGGCTACCATTTCGGTGGTGGCGGGGATGGACAAAGGCATTAAACGTTTGTCGCTGCTGAACATGATTCTGGCGGTGTCATTAATGCTGTTCGTTTTTGTCACCGGCCCCACGGTTTTCATCTTGAATACGTTCATGCAGAACACAGGCAGTTACCTCAGCAATATTGTCGAGCGTACTTTTAACCTGCAAGCGTATACGTCCAGCGGCTGGATTGGCAACTGGACTCTGTTTATTTTTGCCTGGACAATCGCCTGGGCGCCGTTTGTTGGGTTGTTTATTGCGAAAATCAGCCGCGGCCGCACGATTCGCCAGTTCGTCGTGGGCGTCATGTTCGTGCCAACCATCTTTACCTTCTTGTGGTTTTCGATTTTCGGCGACACCGCTCTGCATATGATCATGGTGGAAGGCTACACAAGTCTTATCGACCAGGTACAAGCCGATCATGCCGTGGCGCTGTTCCAACTACTTGAAAGGCTGCCCTTGTCGGGTATTATTTCTTTTTTGGCGGTGGTGTTGATTTCCACCTTCTTTGTGACTTCGGCTGATTCGGGCGCACTGGTGGTTGACTCGCTGGCGTCGGGTGGTGCAGCGAAAAGCCCGGTGTGGCAGCGGGTATTTTGGGCTTCACTGTCGGGTCTTGTTGCGATTACGCTACTCGTTGCAGGTGGGCTTAGTGCCTTGCAAACCGCTTCAATTGTTAGTGCTTTGCCGTTTGCCATTATTATGCTGATTGCTGCGGTGGGTATGTGGCGCGCCCTCGTTATTGAAAGTCATCATGAAGTAAGCCTGCAACAGTCCATGCAAGGCCGCCATCATAAGGAAGGCCCGGGTTTCTGGAAAAAGCGTTTGGCCAACCTGGTGGATTTTCCGGCAAAGGCCGACGTGTCACGGTTTATTGCAAATACGGTTTACCCCAGCATGCAACGGGTAGAGCAAGAGCTGGAGCAACAAGGCTGGGAGGCAACGGTTGCTTTCGATCAGGAACAATATCGCGCCCGCTTCGAGGTATTCAAGAAAGGTCAACTTGAGTTCGTTTACGAAGTGCGTTTGCGTGCTTATGCGATGCCTGATTTTGCCTACCCGGAAATGTCGCGCGATGTCGACGGTGATAAACATTACTACCGTGCGGAAGTGTTTTTGCGCAGGGGTGGGCAGGCTTACGATGTATACGGATGCGACAGTCAGGACATCATCAGCGATATTCTCGATCAGTTCGAAAAGTATATGCATTTCCTGCATGTATCGCCGGGTATTCTGCCGTGGAAGATGGAAGAGCCTGAAGAAGAAAAACCACAATCCTGATTGAGCATGCGCTAAAATAAGTCGGCCTGCCTAAATGGCGGGCCGACTTTTCTTCCTGCGTAGCATTGCACTCAAAGACCGGATCAGGTCTGTTTCAGGTATTTATATTTATTGTGGTAAAGACGGTTCCGACCTCTGTGCAAGAGCTCGAGGCGCGGCTTGCGCACTCGACGGCCCTTGTTCGTCGATTGTATTTGCAATACGACGTGTCCGCGATTCTTGCCGAATCCGAGTCCGAGGAAGAAGCTCTACCCCAGGTGCTACAGGCCATTGCACGCAACAAAAGTTGGGATCTCGCGCTTGCGTGGGTTTTCGATGATGAGCAGATTAACTTGTATGAATGGTCGGAAATTGATGAGGACGTGTCTGATTACATTGATGCTTCGCGTGAACTGGCGCTGGAGCAGGTAGACGATTTGCCGGCTCAGGTGTTGGGCGCGAAAGATATTGTCTGGGTGCCAGACCTCAGCACTGAAGCGAGCCATAGCCGCCATGCAATTTCAACGCAGACCGGATGGTGCAACGCAGTGGCGTTTCCTTTGCAACATGGTCAGAAGTTGCTGGGCGTGATTGAGCTGGTTCGTCGTGATTGCGAACCCCTTGAGGAAGATCTGAAAGGGCTGTTGCGTATTCTGGGGCGCGACATTGCCCGGTTCATCGAGTCGGTGCGATACGAGGAAGAACTTGAGAAAAAGAATGCGCGGCTGGCGCAAGCACAGCTGATTGCCCGGATGGGGGTGTGGGAATGGCGGCCTTCCGACGATCGTCTCAGGACAAATGATGGAACGCTTATGGCGCTTGGTTTGCCCACCTCACAAACGCCCAGGAACTGCCAGGCCTATCTTGCTTTCGTACCTGAGCCTGATCGTACGCGTTTGCAAGAAGCGTTGTCGTCAGTTCAGAATCTGGACGTGGATGAAATCGAACTTGAGCACACTTTTGCAAGCCAGGATGGTGTTCGTTTATTGGTTTTAAGAGCGAAAGCGCGTACCGACCGCCATGGTCGCTTGAAGAAAATTATTGGCATGGTGCAGGATATTACCGAACGTGCCGCCTTAGAGCAGGAGTTAAGGCTTACCGCAGCGGCGGTTGAGCAGGCGGCCGAGGCAATGGTCATTTTGGACCAGCAAGGCAATATTGTGTCGGTGAATCCTGCCTTCACCCGAATTACCGGTTATAACAAAGAAGAAGTGAGGGGCAAAAGCATGTCGGCCTTGCTGCACTGGCCCACCGGTAAGCACGATGGTTCTTTCTTTCGTGCATTAACCGGCCGTCTATTAATGAGTGGCCACTGGGAAGGCGAAGTTTGGGCCCAGCGCAAGAATGGTGAGCAATTCCCCGAATTGTTGAGTATTAGCGTCATTCGCAACGCCGCCAACCAAATCACGCATTATGTCGGCGTGTTCAACGACATTTCAGATCAGAAAGATCAAGAAGAAAGGTTGCGACGGCGTGCGTTGTACGACCCGCTAACGGCGTTGCCGAATCGTTTTTTATTGCTTGATCATTTGGAAAAAGCAATCGAGCGCGCCAGCCGGCGTCAGTTGAAGTTGGCCGTGTGTTTTATGGATCTGGACCACTTCAAGCCGGTAAATGATACGTATGGGCACGAAACAGGCGATCAGTTATTGAAGCAGATTGCGGTTCGCCTGGTGCGAACGCTGCGTAAGAGCGATTTTGTGGCCCGTTTGGGGGGGGATGAATTTGTGTTGGTGCTGGAAGATATCGACGGCCTCGCCCAGGTTGAGGGTGTCGCCCAAAAAGTGGTCGATGCCCTGCGCGAACCTTTTGCCTTAAATGACGCCACCGTTGAAATAGGCTGCAGCATTGGAATTGCACTTTATCCGGATCATGCTGAACGGGCTAAAACGTTGTTGCGTTACGCAGATGAGGCTTTGTATGAAACCAAAGAGGCCGGCCGCGACGGGTATCGTATAACACGGCGTTGAACTATGCTCTATCAAGCTTTGAAACCCATAGTAGCGCTTGTATTTTTGTTGGTTTTTTCAATCGTCTTGGCGCGTCCGCCTATCGCAGACGCTCGTACCGATAATCGGCGAGCGCTGACTTCAGGAGCGGTCAAAGATTATGAAAAAGCCGTCGGGCAAATCCGGGCAACGGGGGTCGACCGCACCCGGCATTGCACCGGAACGGCAGTGGCACCTCAATTTGTGCTAACCGTGGTGCATTGCCTGTTCAACGATTTGGGTGAGCCCTATGGGAAAATTGATTTTTTCCCCGGCGCGCGAGCTAATAACGGTGAGCCTTTTGGCTCTTTTCCTGTCTTACGCTACTATCGCCCGGTTCAATACCAGCTTGACCGCAAAACAGCCGGTAATTTGCGCTATGACCTTGCCTTGGTTGAAGTGGGTTTGAATCGAAAGGGTCAGCGTATAAGCGAGGCGGCCGGCGTTGTTCCGTTTCGCGCCGCCGATGGAACCACACCCGGTGTGATGACGACTCTGGGTTATCCGAACGATAAAGAGCTATACGGCGCCTATATTCAGTCTGACTGCCGCATTCGGCTTTTTGCCCGTATTTTGTACCGTACGGAATGTTTTGCCACCAAAGGCCAAAGTGGGTCGCCGGTACTGGTTTACGATGATAATCAGCAGCGCTACTATGTTCAGGGCGTGCTTAGCGGTGTGACTAAATCGGCCAGTTTTGCAACACGTATCACGCCTGAAAGAGAAGCTATTTTGCAGGCGATTGTTCAGGGGGATTACCCTCAGGAAGTGCCGAACAACACGCGTGAAAAGTGGCAACAATATTATGTGGGTTCAGTGCCATAAGGTTGGGCGGGTTTAACCTGTGTTGCGGGGCCTTTTGATGCTGCAAGGGTCTTTCTTAAGAGGAAAAGCATGGCTGGAGTAGAGCGAACGGCAACACGCATTGCCGGTTTCAAATCAGCGGAAATGGACTTCCAACTGATGCGCTTGCTGGGCGCGGCCGGCGCCGGCGGCAGTACGGCAGGAGAAGTGTTTGCCGCCAGGGCACACATGGTTAACAACGATCCGCGTGAATGGCCCGGTGCATTTTCCCCCTTGGCCGATCGCTTGGTCAAAACGGCCGATCAGAACGTTAAACAAGGGCATCTGCCGGCGGCGGCATCCGCTTTGCTGCGGGCCGCCAATTATTATCGTTCGTCGGAATACTATTCCGATCCCTACGGCGATGGGGCGTTGCGTTTCGGGCAGGAATCCCGTAATGCCTTTATTCGGGCTGCGGGCATGTTGGCGCACCATATTGCGGCTGTCGATATTCCATTCGAAGGGCATGACTTGCCGGGTTACTTTATGCAGCCGGTATCAGGTTCCGCCGACGGCAGAACTGTCATCATCATGACGGGGTTCGACGGAACCGGGGAAGAGCTGTATTTTCAATCGGCCGCCGATGCGTTGAGTCGTGGCTATAACGTATTGATTGCAGAAGGGCCCGGGCAAGTGGGTTGTCTGCGCCGCTATCCTCATCTTTTGTTTCGGCCCGACTACGAAAAACCCATCTCGGCCGTTATTGATTACGCCGTTCGACATCAAAAGGTGGCGCCCGAGCGTTTGGCGCTGTACGGAATCAGCTATGGCGGATACTTCGCCTCACGGGCGGCGGCGCATGATCAACGGATTCGGGCATTAATTGTTAACTCTCCCATTATTGACCTGGGCGCCTATATGCGTGGGTTCGCGCATCTTGAAAGTGATGAAGTGCCGCCGGACGAGGACGTTTCTTTGGCCGAGGTGGACGAGGTCCCCGAGCAATACATGACTCAGGAGATAAAGCTGGCCTTCAAGTCGGCTTGTCGTCGTTTCGGCGTTGAGCGTTTTTCCGAATGGATTGATGTATTGAGAGATTATCGGGTTGAGAATTTGGCGGCAATCCAGTGTCCCTCGTTGGCGCTGGTGGGTGCCGGCGAAGGCGACGAGGCGTTTCGCCAACACGAACGGTTTCGGCAAGCGGTATCCGGGCCGGTAACCAGCCGCATTTTTGAGCCGGAAGAGGGCGCCGACATGCACTGCCAATTGGGTAATTTGCCGCTTTCCAACGCAGTCATTTACAACTGGCTCGACAACGTTTTCGGAAAATAGAAGATTAGTGCTTAGGGGCCGGAGCCTCGTCGTGTCGACGGCCAAAAAGAAGGGGATACAAAGCCAGGGTAAAAATGGTGGTCGCCAGAATCAGGGGCACCGCCACGCCGAAGTGCAGCAGCAAGGCTCCAATAACCGCACTGGTAAAAAACAGCAGTACGGAGCCTACCCGTCTTTGCCAGCGCGGGTTATTTCCTTTAACGAAATGGGAGTCGGCAAAGATTGCCGTATAGGTCATGGTCATGACATTCGTGGCCAAATCCTGAATGCCGTAAGAGCGGACAATTGCATTCTGGATACCCATGGAAAAGGCGAGCATGCTAACCAACGCAATTCCGCTCCAGCTATCGGGCCGCGGGGCTGTTGTTAGTGCCAGCACGCATGCACAAACAAGCACGAACCACTCTACAACGTACCCAACGCGCTGGTATCGCCCGCTTTGCCTGGCCGCATTAACGATGTAACCGCCAAGTAGTGCGCCGAAGGTAAACGCGACAATGGCGGTGATGTAATGATCCATATTGGAAAAGTGGGTTCCTGTTCCCACAGTTAGGGCCAGCAAAAGCAGGTTGCCCGTCATCATTTCCGCAAAGGCACCGCCCAGCGCCAGAAAACACACCGCGTCAATAAGGCCGCATATCGACGTGATCATGTAGAGCCCGGTGTGATATTCCCCAACATGTCGGCGTGCCCATCGCGTGGCGCTGTATGTTGGGTTGGAAATGCGCATCCTTGGCCTTTGTAAGGTTATTGATCTTGAATTGAACGGCAATGTTTTTGCTGAAAGGATTATGTCTTTAAAAAACAAAAACGCCAACCCCGAAGGATTGGCGTTTTTTTGAATTTTGGCTCCCCGAACTGGGTTCGAACCAGTGACCTGCGGATTAACAGTCCGTCGCTCTACCGACTGAGCTATCGGGGAATTGAAAGAACAATACTATAGCACACAAAAACTTTTATAGGCAAACTGGCCTGCCGTTTAGTTCTTCACCCGACCGCATTGCGGCCCGGGCGGGATAATACCCCATTTAACCATGAACGACGGGCTACGCTTGGAGCGCGACCAGTGTTGTTCGAACTCCCCCTTTATGCCGGCCGACTCATACAGCGCAATCAGTTGGGGGGACCAATATCCTTTTGCTTGGGGTGCGTAAACTACGAGGGCGCCGCAATTCAATGCCGTTGCCGGATCAAGCCAAGGTGACTGGAAGTAGTTGGCACCAATGAAAACCTGGGTGTTGCGATTCAGGTTCAGGGCGATATTACCGCCAAACCATCGGTCCGACGCCACCAGGGGCACGGGTGTATTGGGAACGTGTTGTTCCCATATGGCATTAAGTTTGCTTGCCAGCTCCGGCCCGGCAAAAACCGACCGGGCGTCGCGCCCCGCATATTCCGCAATGGGGCCGCGCGCCAGCCCGTAAGCGAGTGCCATGATCAGTTGCATTGCAACCGCCAGAACCAGGGTGCGTTGCAGCCAGATACGGTCGTTGCCTTTCAGTTTCCAGAAGGCGTAGAAGCCGAACAGAACAAAAAAAGTCGTGCCCCACGATGCGGTCAGGCTGGTTCCCAAGGCTGCCGAAATGGCAACCGTTAAAATAAAGGGGCTCAGCCCCACCCATAGCAGGAACTGTCGCGCGCCCGCATTCAGCATGCCCGCATAGGTTTGGTCGGTGACCAGGTGAAGCGTTTCAATGGGCTTGCGTCGTTGCCAGTACCACAGCGCACCCCAAAGCAGAACCATGGGGCTCAGGCGTGCCAGTTGGTCGAGCACGAACGCGATAATACTTTGCCATGCTTGCGAATAGCTGTTGCTTTGCATGGAGGCGTCGGCGTACTGCAGGGGAGCGAAATGGTGGCTGATTAGCCACAGCAAGTGCGGTAGCAACGTAACAAGGAATATGCAGGCGCCTACCAGCAAGCCTTTTTGAACTGACTTGCGACGCAAATCCCCATGCACAAGCATGAAAAGAAAAAATGCAGCGAACTGAACCAGAGCACTGTATTTGGTGAGCATGGCCAAGGCGGCGACGAAACCCAGCGCGGCCCAATTAACCAGGGAGTCGAATTTCAATGCGCGATAAAACAGCCAAACGCAGGCGGCAATTGACCAAAGCTGCGCCGTATTATGGTTGTAGATGGTTGACCGAAGCGAAAAGTACATGGTGACCGACACCATGACAGTGGCCAGGAGGGCGCGTCGCGCGGAAGTAATCTCACAGCCAAAAAGGTATACAAAAACCAATGCCGCCGCCGACATAAGCTGCCCGGCAAAAAAAGAAACCCATACTTCCCGGCCGAATAGTTCAACAAGCACATACAGAATCCAGGTGGGGAGAGGGGGGTGTTTGGCGTATCCCCATTCCAGGCTGGACGCCCAAATAAGCCCTTCCATGCCATCCAGGTAGGGGGCCCGATGGCTCGCAGCGGTGGATATCGTCCAGAGCGCGATCATCCCTAAAAGATAAATGATCAGCACCAGTAGTGGGGCGACCGATGAACTGTTTGATGATGAAGCGGAAATGCGGGAAGGGATGAGGCTCATTTTTCGGGTGCGTTCGGGGTTAAGTAAACGGTTTGCAGAAGTTTAGCGGTATGATGGCTGCTTGTCCGCTTTTGGAAGCGGATCGGCTCAAATTATTGGAACATACGGAGCATACATGGGCGAAAATGGTACGTATTACCGCAGCTTTGTGACCCTGTTAATTGTAGTGTCACTGGCATTCGGTTGGCTGTTGCTGCCTTATTACAGCGCGATATTTTGGGGAGCTGTTCTGGCGGTAAGTTTTTCGCCCTTGCACCGGCGCATTACCGAGCGCTTTCCCCGTTATCCGAATTTGTCTGCACTCGCGACATTATTCATTTGTCTTGTCATTGTGATTTTGCCGCTGCTCGTGCTCATTAGTGCTTTACTGCGGGAAGGGGCATTGATTTACCAGCGCCTTGAGAGTGGTGAGTTGAATCTCGGCTTGTACTACGAGCGCATTGTCGATGCGTTGCCGGCTTCCGTGCACCAATTATTGCAAGAGCTTGGGCTGGGGGATATGTTCAGTCTTCAGGAAAAGCTATCGGCGGGCGCCCTTGAGGGGAGCAAGTTTATTGCGGGTCAGGCCGTGAGTATTGGCCAGAACACGGCGGGTGTCGTGATTAGCCTGGGCATTATGTTGTATTTGCTTTTTTTCCTGTTGC
This region includes:
- a CDS encoding BCCT family transporter, which gives rise to MQNNNQILRGSTVLIPVFIPAVIVIGLMVIGTISNPTLAGELFSVTLTYITQNFGWFYMLAVAIFLVFIVSICFTQWGQIKLGPDHAEPEYSFPSWFAMLFSAGYGIALLFFGVAEPVLHYALPPEGPALTVDAAKQAMQIAFFHWGFHIWAIYGLVGLVLAYFAFRHGLPLSMRSTLYPLIGDKIYGPAGHAVDTFAILGTTFGLATTLGLSVAQINAGLNYLWPTIPVATWVQVTCIIVITALATISVVAGMDKGIKRLSLLNMILAVSLMLFVFVTGPTVFILNTFMQNTGSYLSNIVERTFNLQAYTSSGWIGNWTLFIFAWTIAWAPFVGLFIAKISRGRTIRQFVVGVMFVPTIFTFLWFSIFGDTALHMIMVEGYTSLIDQVQADHAVALFQLLERLPLSGIISFLAVVLISTFFVTSADSGALVVDSLASGGAAKSPVWQRVFWASLSGLVAITLLVAGGLSALQTASIVSALPFAIIMLIAAVGMWRALVIESHHEVSLQQSMQGRHHKEGPGFWKKRLANLVDFPAKADVSRFIANTVYPSMQRVEQELEQQGWEATVAFDQEQYRARFEVFKKGQLEFVYEVRLRAYAMPDFAYPEMSRDVDGDKHYYRAEVFLRRGGQAYDVYGCDSQDIISDILDQFEKYMHFLHVSPGILPWKMEEPEEEKPQS
- a CDS encoding sensor domain-containing diguanylate cyclase, with translation MSAILAESESEEEALPQVLQAIARNKSWDLALAWVFDDEQINLYEWSEIDEDVSDYIDASRELALEQVDDLPAQVLGAKDIVWVPDLSTEASHSRHAISTQTGWCNAVAFPLQHGQKLLGVIELVRRDCEPLEEDLKGLLRILGRDIARFIESVRYEEELEKKNARLAQAQLIARMGVWEWRPSDDRLRTNDGTLMALGLPTSQTPRNCQAYLAFVPEPDRTRLQEALSSVQNLDVDEIELEHTFASQDGVRLLVLRAKARTDRHGRLKKIIGMVQDITERAALEQELRLTAAAVEQAAEAMVILDQQGNIVSVNPAFTRITGYNKEEVRGKSMSALLHWPTGKHDGSFFRALTGRLLMSGHWEGEVWAQRKNGEQFPELLSISVIRNAANQITHYVGVFNDISDQKDQEERLRRRALYDPLTALPNRFLLLDHLEKAIERASRRQLKLAVCFMDLDHFKPVNDTYGHETGDQLLKQIAVRLVRTLRKSDFVARLGGDEFVLVLEDIDGLAQVEGVAQKVVDALREPFALNDATVEIGCSIGIALYPDHAERAKTLLRYADEALYETKEAGRDGYRITRR
- a CDS encoding trypsin-like serine peptidase, producing the protein MLYQALKPIVALVFLLVFSIVLARPPIADARTDNRRALTSGAVKDYEKAVGQIRATGVDRTRHCTGTAVAPQFVLTVVHCLFNDLGEPYGKIDFFPGARANNGEPFGSFPVLRYYRPVQYQLDRKTAGNLRYDLALVEVGLNRKGQRISEAAGVVPFRAADGTTPGVMTTLGYPNDKELYGAYIQSDCRIRLFARILYRTECFATKGQSGSPVLVYDDNQQRYYVQGVLSGVTKSASFATRITPEREAILQAIVQGDYPQEVPNNTREKWQQYYVGSVP
- a CDS encoding alpha/beta hydrolase family protein; translated protein: MAGVERTATRIAGFKSAEMDFQLMRLLGAAGAGGSTAGEVFAARAHMVNNDPREWPGAFSPLADRLVKTADQNVKQGHLPAAASALLRAANYYRSSEYYSDPYGDGALRFGQESRNAFIRAAGMLAHHIAAVDIPFEGHDLPGYFMQPVSGSADGRTVIIMTGFDGTGEELYFQSAADALSRGYNVLIAEGPGQVGCLRRYPHLLFRPDYEKPISAVIDYAVRHQKVAPERLALYGISYGGYFASRAAAHDQRIRALIVNSPIIDLGAYMRGFAHLESDEVPPDEDVSLAEVDEVPEQYMTQEIKLAFKSACRRFGVERFSEWIDVLRDYRVENLAAIQCPSLALVGAGEGDEAFRQHERFRQAVSGPVTSRIFEPEEGADMHCQLGNLPLSNAVIYNWLDNVFGK
- a CDS encoding YoaK family protein; translation: MITSICGLIDAVCFLALGGAFAEMMTGNLLLLALTVGTGTHFSNMDHYITAIVAFTFGALLGGYIVNAARQSGRYQRVGYVVEWFVLVCACVLALTTAPRPDSWSGIALVSMLAFSMGIQNAIVRSYGIQDLATNVMTMTYTAIFADSHFVKGNNPRWQRRVGSVLLFFTSAVIGALLLHFGVAVPLILATTIFTLALYPLLFGRRHDEAPAPKH
- a CDS encoding glycosyltransferase family 39 protein — protein: MSLIPSRISASSSNSSSVAPLLVLIIYLLGMIALWTISTAASHRAPYLDGMEGLIWASSLEWGYAKHPPLPTWILYVLVELFGREVWVSFFAGQLMSAAALVFVYLFGCEITSARRALLATVMVSVTMYFSLRSTIYNHNTAQLWSIAACVWLFYRALKFDSLVNWAALGFVAALAMLTKYSALVQFAAFFLFMLVHGDLRRKSVQKGLLVGACIFLVTLLPHLLWLISHHFAPLQYADASMQSNSYSQAWQSIIAFVLDQLARLSPMVLLWGALWYWQRRKPIETLHLVTDQTYAGMLNAGARQFLLWVGLSPFILTVAISAALGTSLTASWGTTFFVLFGFYAFWKLKGNDRIWLQRTLVLAVAMQLIMALAYGLARGPIAEYAGRDARSVFAGPELASKLNAIWEQHVPNTPVPLVASDRWFGGNIALNLNRNTQVFIGANYFQSPWLDPATALNCGALVVYAPQAKGYWSPQLIALYESAGIKGEFEQHWSRSKRSPSFMVKWGIIPPGPQCGRVKN